In the genome of Neodiprion fabricii isolate iyNeoFabr1 chromosome 4, iyNeoFabr1.1, whole genome shotgun sequence, the window ATCATTGAAAACTAACTTTTGAACTACGCCGTGCAAGTGCTAACTTCATTTTATCATACTGCTGTGCACGATTGTACAAAAGTACTCCAGCGATGACCAAGGATGTTCCCAATGCTGATAAACCGGTAACTGGATTGTTGAACAGTAATACTGAAAGCCATATGAGGAATGCTCTTTTTGCAGTATTTGCAACGCTAAGTACAGgaacaatttaaaaaaccaGAATATTAGAATGTAGGTCAatatttgatataaattatGATACAGTTGCTAATTTGTCATTATTCACTGCTATGctacaaaaatattgaaaactgtTGAAGCTCACCTATGCGTAACTGGACTGATGTAGTCCATGAGGACATAGGCTGTTATACTTTGGAAATGGAAGAAGATACCATTGAGTAGAAATGCCGAAAGTAATCTGGCACTCAAGGCGTGTTGGAGGGCTGGCAAATCTACCAGCATTATTGACACAGGAATTTGAACCACCACAGATGCCAGACTAGTGTAAAATTGCAATTCTGCAGGgctgaaattaatttgaaatagtAAAGTGTTTTAAGTTAATCAAGAATTTACTGATGCAATGGAGATTTATCAAGTAACTTACGTATATTTGAAGTTATCACCGCTAATTAGCATCTTTGAATAAACGTTTTGTAAACATTCCGTTAAATTAGTAGCCATAGCAGCAACAAAACCTCTCAAGTCGAAACTTAGTTCGTTTGCTGAGCACAGTGCTAATCCTCCCATCACCGGGATGAGTGATAAATTTACGTACAAGCCTGTGTATTCTCCTGTAATTtggttaattaaaatatagcgGAAAATGAAACAGTGGAGACGTAATCTGACATCATAGGATGGATCCATTTGAAACTATTATCTTACCTAATAAATATCTACTAATAAAGACTGTAAAAAGTGGCGCACTGCTCTTGATTGTTTCGGTAAAACTAACAGCCACATAATTCAGTGCCACTAATCCAAGTATAACTGTTGTAAATCTAGTACAGCCTACAAGTATCATGTGCTTATAAAAACCCGGAGGCCTTGTGAGTCGAGGACTTGTTCGATACATTCCACAGGGGAAGTACATCTGTATAAATCCACACGTCGCTGTCATGAGCATCTGGCAGGCACCTTTTGgtagaaatattaatttgtaattatcacAGTAAAAATATAGCGAGATctctgtttcattttataaaaaagGCAAAATATGCTGACTTTCTTTTCTAATCGAGGAAGGCAATATTCCTTTCAAACTGCAATCCAACACCAAGTAAATTTTAAGTAACGTTAACTTagtgataaaattaatataacgATGCATTATACGGTTACCTAAAATAGTTGGGTCACCTTCCATGTACGAAAGTatgtatttattcaaaaataaggTACATCCGCTGAAGACATACCATAGGGTCAAGAACAATATAGCTCTAGGATTGAATAATCCTCCCTTTGAATCGCTGGCCAGAATAA includes:
- the LOC124181021 gene encoding solute carrier family 35 member E2A-like translates to MENHLVPINSVQYPQENDGGTTGGPALNKIYIEKKKRGDEVILASDSKGGLFNPRAILFLTLWYVFSGCTLFLNKYILSYMEGDPTILGACQMLMTATCGFIQMYFPCGMYRTSPRLTRPPGFYKHMILVGCTRFTTVILGLVALNYVAVSFTETIKSSAPLFTVFISRYLLGEYTGLYVNLSLIPVMGGLALCSANELSFDLRGFVAAMATNLTECLQNVYSKMLISGDNFKYTPAELQFYTSLASVVVQIPVSIMLVDLPALQHALSARLLSAFLLNGIFFHFQSITAYVLMDYISPVTHSVANTAKRAFLIWLSVLLFNNPVTGLSALGTSLVIAGVLLYNRAQQYDKMKLALARRSSKVSFQ